The following proteins are encoded in a genomic region of Ornithodoros turicata isolate Travis chromosome 6, ASM3712646v1, whole genome shotgun sequence:
- the LOC135396816 gene encoding protein yippee-like 5, which produces MGRIFLDHIGGARLFSCASCDTILTNRNELISTRFTGATGRAFLFNKVVNLNYSEVQDRVMLTGRHMVRDVSCKNCDTKLGWIYEFATEESQRYKEGRVILERALVTESDGIEEHMGN; this is translated from the exons ATGGGTCGTATTTTTTTGGATCACATCGGTGGCGCCCGGCTATTTTCATGCGCCAGTTGCGACACCATCTTAACGAATCGCAATGAGCTCATCAGCACAAGGTTCACAGGAGCGACGGGTCGGGCATTCCTCTTCAACAAAGTCGTCAACCTCAATTACAG CGAAGTTCAAGACCGTGTCATGCTGACAGGCCGGCACATGGTACGAGATGTCTCCTGCAAGAATTGTGACACAAAGCTGGGATGGATTTACGAGTTTGCTACTGAGGAGAGCCAACGTTACAAGGAGGGACGGGTGATCCTCGAGCGAGCCCTCGTTACCGAAAGCGACGGCATCGAAGAGCACATGGGCAACTGA
- the LOC135396819 gene encoding protein-cysteine N-palmitoyltransferase HHAT-like, whose product MDGKAEESEEDKKPLSTEFWRYGGIWMSALVCASCYFSFKTKEVPDHSEWGFDDGLYGLSRRRDRTDGEWYRSEEAFSQWLTWFVVHPVVCQILLRYCRQALPFFYTVYTSVFMFVMLGWVPLAMYYTVYMTMYLAAMSGARVMCYLLLAFFMAAMQLDWIPKSILQAVYAEGHIAGSMAYVGLAWTVARCLSFAVDTIERGGRPPLWNSLAYVFYWPCIFIGPLTNYVSFEKELQRPPTLWNFSDKTLRIFLDLGRCFLCYFLYNVFTHYFYVGVLRWMPEVVSAMDGWSAAGYSFTTIFMFYLKYRVLYGMAVSLAALEGINLPPPPKCICHVSLCSHLWKYFDRGLHLWLVRYIYKPVLGDGWRSVRAAVGAAGSFFFIWVWHGMEPSITIWCGLNFAGILAEQIVSQFLVTGLGARFMATYSRQIRPIHASLSAASVILSATSCMFFLAGDTIGFTVTKKLLLGFPLPVVPLFLAFYCNGYAALELRDWEKSTIKDAKDKRHKE is encoded by the exons CCAAAGAGGTTCCAGATCACAGCGAATGGGGATTCGACGACGGCCTGTACGGGTTGTCTAGGAGAAGA GATAGGACAGACGGTGAATGGTACCGAAGTGAAGAAGCATTTTCTCAGTGGTTAACCTGGTTTGTCGTCCATCCAGTGGTTTGTCAAATATTGCTACGGTATTGTCGACAG GCACTTCCATTCTTCTACACAGTCTACACGTCCGTCTTCATGTTCGTTATGTTAGGCTGGGTCCCTCTAGCCATGTACTACACCGTCTACATGACCATGTACCTAGCCGCCATGTCTGGAGCCCGGGTAATGTGCTACCTGCTCCTCGCCTTTTTCATGGCGGCCATGCAACTTGACTGGATACCGAAGAGCATTCTG CAAGCCGTATACGCCGAGGGACACATTGCGGGTTCCATGGCATACGTTGGACTTGCATGGACTGTTGCTCGATGTCTGAGCTTTGCTGTTGACACTATAGAGCGAGGAGGTCGACCTCCTCTCTGGAACAGTCTGGCCTATGTCTTCTACTGGCCTTGCATATTCATCGGACCTCTCACAAATTACGTCAGCTTCGAAAAGGAG CTACAACGTCCACCAACACTGTGGAATTTCTCCGACAAGACGTTGCGGATCTTCCTCGACTTGGGGCGCTGCTTCCTGTGCTACTTCTTGTACAACGTCTTCACTCACTACTTTTACGT AGGTGTACTGCGGTGGATGCCTGAAGTTGTATCAGCGATGGACGGCTGGAGTGCTGCTGGGTACTCGTTCACGACGATATTTATGTTTTATCTAAAGTACCGAGTGCTGTATGGAATGGCGGTGTCACTGGCTGCTCTGGAAGGGATCAATCTTCCTCCGCCTCCTAAGTGTATATGCCACGTTAGTCTGTGTTCCCACCTCTGGAA GTACTTTGACAGGGGTCTCCATCTGTGGCTTGTAAG GTACATCTACAAGCCCGTTCTCGGCGACGGATGGCGGTCTGTCCGTGCTGCTGTAGGTGCTGCAGGAAGTTTCTTCTTTATTTGGGTGTGGCACGGGATGGAACCATCCATCACCATATGGTGCGGTCTTAACTTTGCTGGCATACTGGCAGAGCAAATAGTCTCGCAGTTCTTGGTTACAGGACTCGGGGCAAGGTTTATG GCAACCTACTCTCGGCAGATACGACCAATACACGCCTCCTTATCTGCTGCGTCTGTCATACTATCAGCCACGTCCTGTATGTTTTTCCTGGCGGGGGATACCATAGGTTTTACGGTCACAAAGAAACTTCTGCTTG GGTTCCCTCTGCCGGTGGTTCCACTCTTCTTGGCATTTTACTGCAACGGCTACGCTGCTTTGGAACTCCGAGATTGGGAGAAGTCAACTATCAAAGATGCCAAAGATAAAAGACATAAAGAATAA